In Setaria italica strain Yugu1 chromosome IX, Setaria_italica_v2.0, whole genome shotgun sequence, the genomic stretch GGCCGATCGGATCTCCTGgcgagggaggagaagggagcgAGGGAGAGACGAATCGTTCCCCGGCTCTTTTCTCcgaggaaggagggagggggcgcAGAGGGAACAGCGGGTTTTGGTGGCAATTGATTTCCCCGTGTGTTTTGTGAATTGGAgggagggtggtggtggaggagatgaggcggaggcgggggcggaaATCTTCGAGAGAATGGAGGGTAGGTGGCGAACTGCTCACGCGCCCGCCGTCGCTCGCATGATCGCAGCGCGTTGCCTCGGCATCGCCTTGCCTCGCCGTGGCGGAGGTGTGGTGTCCCACCCACAcgccttcctctctctctctctcacccccTATGAGATGTGGGCCCTGATGCTGGGGCATCGGCCCATTTGTCGCGGGGCCCACGGAGGGGCTTCGGCTGATGCTGTGCGGCGGGATAAATGAGCATGAGATTTGATTTCGTTTTATaacgttttaatttttttcagtATTTAGATATCTGTTGAGTGTTGACAGATTTAAGAGGCAAAAACGGTCAGATTCTAACCAATAGAAAACTGCAACATCACAAAGAAAAATATGATTGATTTACAAGACAAAATCTATCAGATTACCATACAATAGAAAGTTGtcacataaaaaaaatatgatagaTAAAGCAACAAGAAATTTGTCAGATTATTTGAAATTAAAGGGGATGAGAAGAAAGTTCTTGGAGAGATCCACTTGTTAGCTTTCGCACGCATCATGAAGCATATCCAACGAGTATAAATCTGAtagatttttttatgaaatataTGGACAGATAAACTCGTATGCGTTGCAAAACCATCACCATAGATCAGCCAGAGAATTAAAGTTGTCTGATTTTGATGGTTATTAGTGGTGAAACTTTCCTGGTTTCGAGTTAGAGGCTTTAGAGGGCCAGAAACGTGATCAAACTTTAGTTGAAGGTTTCCAAAAGATAACTGTAGTTGAAGGTCCATAAATTCTCGTTTTAAAAAAAGAAGGTCCATAAATTAACCGAGCTGCCACGCAAGACCCATGGCGCGTGCCCAAAATGGTTCCGATGTAAAAACTAAAGGATTCTTAGAGCTCATCTTTGAAATGTTCATACTTCTCAATCAGCAACATGTTATGCACAGTAAGTACGACCGACAAAATAATCAGTCGGTGGTGTAGCCGCCTCCGGAGCACTTTCTTAGCGATATTTAATCAGCTCATGTCATGAATTTTCCTAGTTTTATATTACCAGTGGGCCGGGTATATTTCAGTCGCTGTTGCTCCTTGCCCCGCCCGTGGAACGTGGCTGGTACAAAGCGTGCCAATGATTGTGTACTGCGCCTTGCTGGCTCGCCTCAGGATTGGCTCGCCCCAACTGTCGTTAGGTCAGAGGCCGAGTACGCGGCTTGCACTGCGGCCCTATCGCGTCCCGACAAGCGCCCTGCACGACCACGACGGCCTCCGTTCCGACGACCACGTCGAAGGAAAAAATGAGCAGAAGGCTACATGACGACTGCTGCTCAACTTTCTGCACGGAGAGCTCGGAACAGAGGGGACAATTGGTAGTTTGGTACACACCTATCAGACGTGCCCAACCTTGAAGCCTGGGCAACCAGAATTTCTCATTGGCTGCGCCCATGAACGCCAAGACGCCCTCGCGTTCGGTTCGGCAGCCTAACAGCAAAGATCGGCCGTAGACCGATGCTAGGAGAGAAACATTTCCAGTACTCAGACCTAGCCTGCGACATCGGCCAATGCTAAAGCACAGATATTCCAACACGCAAACCTAACCTTCCTCCCATTATGTATCCATCCAGAGTCTCCCTCGGAAGTCAGAAATAAGGGAACTTCGTTCAGTTCACACCAATAAGATGGCATCAGGAGTCAGGACTTACGAAGACCAAACCAAAGCACAAGATATATCGTTTCGTGGATTCATCGGATCAAAAGAACACGAGCTACATGCACGCATGCCACTATCCCTTACACCTTAACAGATCAGTCTTGTGCAGGTTCATGCGCTTAACGGATCAGTCTTATTGGTTCCACATTGCACACTAATGATACAACAGCAGCGACCTCCGCTGTTATGTACATTTTTCTTATGAGGGGGAAAAAGAATATCAACTGGAGTTGAGGGGCGGATCTCAAGTAGGAGGCTCGTTTTGCTTGTCCTTTTGGTACACGGTTTCTAGGCACTCCTTGGCCCGGTGAATCTTCGATTGGAGGTAAAAGCTCCCAGATTTGGCGTTTCTTTCAAATAAGTTGTCATACCGCTGCACATCACGTATATTTGTTAACAAATCAGAATCAGAGCTGTGTGTGTGAATAACAGAAAGTATGCATGAGAAGAAAGTTGAAGGTAAGCGAAGTAGAAGACCTGTACAATCTCTTCCCACGTTGAATTCTCTGATACACCCAGTATCTGCCTCGCTTCCTGCTCGGTCATTGATTTGCTGGCTCTACGAATATTATTTATTGCCTCATGTGCCACGCCAGTTTTATTTGCATCTGGTAGAATATAGGAGGAAACAAACATTACAGATGCATAAAGGAGTTAAATCTCGAGTTTCTTCTAGAATAATTCAATGAGTAGCAAAATAGTCATCCGGAAGGTAATATCCATTCAATAAAGACTCACTGGGGGAGGAAAGAATTGGCGTGACAGTGATGCTAAGATGATGCTGTAAGGCACCTTCCTATACTGTTAAGTCAATCTAACCAATAAATGAGTACAGTGCCTGCGGCTACCTTATGTTGAGTCTTCATCTACAAGATGTACAAGGCGTAAATGTAAGATTGCAAATTTTATGGTCCATCACTCCATTGGACACGTAGTAGATGGACGAAATTTAGTAAATAATGTGTAGCAGGCAGCAAACATAAAACAATTTGCCGGTTATGAAACCTAAAGATATTTACACCTGATACACCCCCTTGTAGCTACAGGAAGCATGCAGGGTTTTGTTCACTGAAACCCAGATAATAACAAGTCCACATAAGTTGATCTTCCATATCTCTGTTTTTTCCCCTCAGAAATCACCTCACTCAGTGAAAAGAATTGTCTGTGTATTTCTAAGACATTGAACTTACGGAACATTTGTTCAGAGGGTATTCAGTGGACAACAAAGAAATGCGTAGTTTCCTCAATCAGGTTCCCGATTCTTTATGTTCACACAGGACACATAGAGAAATCAATGGGTTATTTAAGCAGTATCCCCTCTGTTTCTAAGAAAGGTCTGTACATACTAAAATTGTTCAAGGACTAGAAATCTCGGCGCGGCTTTGCCGCGCCCTTTGAGTATTGGGCCAGTATCGCTTGATTGTGGGATATAAAGGATGTGAAACCTGAAATTTCGAAAGTAGAGAAATCGTAACACTTCTAAAATAGGATACATTCAGTTTGAGTTTGAGTGTATAAGTAGAGGGAATGTATTAACGTGTATTAATGTTCATTGCATGTTCAGAAACGTGGAACTACTGCCATTGAAATTTATTGTTTTATAAACGGTTGGTCACTAAGATTTAGATTTTCATTTGTTATACTGATACCAAGCAAAATTGCAAAAGGTTGAGTCTTGTTTGATTATAATACTCCCTGTAATATCTTCTTCACAAAGAAAGATTCTATATAGTTACAATCTGAAAAATTATCTTAAATTGGCACCTCAATATGCTGATCTGTCACTTGACTTGAGATGAGACAAATTAAAAACGGTATCATTTTGATCTTTACATCAGGAAAAACAACCGTGCACGCCTAGATTGTAGCAACTGCGTAATTAGTTTACTTCTTAACTGAGAAAAATGTGCATCAGCTGTGGAATAGCGCATGTTACAACCAAAGAGGACTACTTCTGCTTATTGATCTGACATGGAATAGCATGTTTACTGATGCAAACACATGCATCAGCACCTTCTTGTAATGGGATCTCTGCTGAAGCAAACACATATGCAGCTGTGGGCCTGTGGTGATGAGGAAGGAGACGAAGGCCGCCATGTCCTGCTGGTCAGCCAGTGCCAGCTCAATAGCGCGGGCTGCTCGCTTGGCTCCAATGCTTTGCTGCGATGCTGGATTATTTGGAGGATCATGGCAGCAACATGACTT encodes the following:
- the LOC101753914 gene encoding mitochondrial import inner membrane translocase subunit PAM16 like 2, translating into MAGKLIANLIVMGSTILGRAMLQAYRKALDNANKTGVAHEAINNIRRASKSMTEQEARQILGVSENSTWEEIVQRYDNLFERNAKSGSFYLQSKIHRAKECLETVYQKDKQNEPPT